From the genome of Dermacentor andersoni chromosome 3, qqDerAnde1_hic_scaffold, whole genome shotgun sequence:
tcgccgattccacgtcttcatagaagctttcgacttgctggtcatcatgactggatctaGGCGCCTAGACCTGTacggccttcaatttgtacctcttattaagtttcagaacaagacctgACACCCTCGTTAgtgctatacaattcctgtatgttaccagctatatccttattaatcaggaatccgactcctagttctcgcctctccgttCAGCCCCAGTGGCACAGGatgtgtccgctttttagcactgtatatgctttatttctgctcctaacctcactgagccctattatatcccattaaatgcccgctaattcctccaatagcactgctagactcaccttactagataatgttctagcgttaaacgttgccaggctcagattccaatggcggcctgtccggatccagggattcttagcaccctctgctgtgtcacaggtctgaccgccgccgtgatcagttgcttcgcagctgctggggactgagggccggggtttgatggttgtattcatatagaaggttgtggccaagtactgcaacagggtggccaatcctgctctggtgagggagtgcgttaccggttctggtcaccgggatcaggccgcactccaggcccgtgtatgcaattttatcaacacgcggatttttttaatccggtggaaaattgcgcggcaccgggattcgagccacgttcctcttgcacgcgaggcagatgctctacctctacgccaccgctgcacccccATATAGTGATCTTGCACCCCAATACTGCATATTGCACCCCAATATACTTGACCATATATTGACTAACATAGAATCGAAAATAAATGCTGATGTTTACAATGAACCAATATGAGATcaccttcctgcttttctttctaTTATTGGCGTAAGGAAAAGAGTGCAACGTGTTTGACAACGATCAGCAAAATAGATTACACCTTACTGCGGAATAACATTCTCGCCATTGACTTTGATAATGCATACGATAATGACGTCAACATTGAATTTCAGAATGTGATAAACATTCTTTCCTGTGCCATCCATGACAGCCGAGCAAGTGTATTTGTATGCTCATACAAAACTCCTTTGAGTCCCTGGATGACGATCCAGATCCTAGCATTACTGAAGCAAAAAGATTTCTAGTACCACAAATGGAGGCAACATAAACATAACGATTATAACTTAGGCCAGTTTAATAAGCTAGCCTCACCGCCTATGGgcttatctgactgagctatgtcaaatgcttggttgccatagtcggaagttcgaatccctctataagttttttttttcacgatggtgaacttgaaattcacctcctccagcgGACAatatctgcaggcttggagtgacgcctgtcaccggcaaagatgccgagagcgagtggggctatactaatccaggttcaaccaaattaagaaggcccactaagcttcaacaagacactccttcaccagaacaggaatcggCCTCCTTAGTGCagtacccaatggccctcagtccccggcagctgcggagcaccttgCCAAGCCGGCGGTCAGacatgtaacgcagcagagggtgctaagaatctctgggtccggacaggccgccaatagaaactgacccttgcaacgtttaacacccgaaccctctcgagtgaggctagcttagcaggactatgAGGAACtttcagacattgtttgggatatcatcggccttagtgaggttagaagaactggtgagactTATACATTTCTGAaaaacggacctgtcctctgctatagaggtctcctaaataagaagcaatacggggtaggaatcctaatccataatgacatagcgggcaacattgacgaattctacagcattaatgagagggtagctgtagtcgtaatcaaacttgataagaggtatagattaaaggtagtacaagcctacgtcCCAAGCATCcactcacgatgatgaggaagcagataagttttatgaagatattgaattagcgatgagaaaagtgcagaCTCAGTATACGGTAGTTacgggcgactttaatgcaaaagtgggtaaaaagcaggctggtgaacaagcaattggcaactacggcgtcgattctaagaACGCtaaaggagagatgctggtagcaTTCGCAGAAAGGATTAGGCTTccaataatgaacaccttcttcaggaagcgtagcaacagaaagtggacctggagaagccctaatggtgaaacaagaactgaaattgacttcatactttctgctgatcccagcatagtgcaggatgtagaagtgataggtacggtaaagtgcagtgatcatattTTAGTGAGGGCTAACactcacctcaatttgaagagagaaagagcaaaattggtaaAAAAagacaggtcaacctagaggcagtgcGCTagcgtaaaagcagaccaattcaggctggtacttgcaaacaaatatgcagccttataacagagagatgaatgaaaccttaactaGGTTTCAActagaggcagcaattgaagtgggaggcaaggcaccaaggcaaccggtaggcaagctttcccaagtaacaaaggacctaataaagaaacgacgaaaaatgaaagtgtccagctcaagggataagatagaattcgcggaactgtcaaaactgatcaacaaggcgaaaataaatgatattcgaaactataaagtgtgaaagactgaagaagccgttaaaaatggacgcagcctaaaatcactgagaaagaaacttggcattggacaaaccaagatgtatgcactggaagataagcagggtaatatcatcagcaatgtcgaaaatatagtaaaagaagtggaagaattctatactgacctgtacaataaaTACCCAGAGGaatcaggatacctccattagaaacagtaatgaacaggatacagaaactctttcTATAACTAGCGGTGAGGCCAGatgggccttgcaagacatggaacgaggaagagctgcagaagatggaataacagtcgaacTAGTCAAAgatggagacataatgcttgcaaaaatggcggctctttatacgaagtgtctatcgactgccaGTGTTCCAGAAAAGTTGatgaatgcaaacattatactaatccacaaaaagggagacgttaaagaattgaaaaattagaggcccattagcttaatcccagtattatatataagatttaccaaaataatctccaatagaataaaggcaatactggactttagtcaagcaGGGgaaaggctggcttcaggaagggatactctacaatagatcacgtTCATGCcgttaatcaggttatcgagaaattcgTAGAGTAcatacaataagcctctctatatggctttcatagattatgaaaaggtatttgatttaaaagagataccggcagtcagggaggcattacgtaatcaaggagtacagaacgcttacgtaaatacattggaaaatatcttcagaggttctacagctactttaattctacACACGAAAATCAGGAAGACACccataaagaaaggggccagacagggagacacaatctctccaatgctattcactgcatgcttggaagaagtactcaagctattaagctgggaaggatcgacagcgaatatctcagcaaccttcggttttgcGATGACATTCTTCTATTCTGCAGCAATGgatacgagttacaacaaatgattgaggaccttaacagagagagtgtaagaatggggttgaagattaatatgcagaagacaaagatgatgaatagccgggcaaaggaacaagagttcaggatcgccagtcagcctctagagtctgtgaaggagcacgtttaactaggtcaaataatcacagggaaccctgatcatgagaaggaaattcatagaagaattaaaatgggttggagcgcatacggcagacattgtcagctcctgaatggaagcttaccattatcattgaaaaggaaggtgtgcaatcagtgcattttaccagcgctgacatatgggacagagacttggagactgacaaaaaagcttcaggacaagttaaggaccacgcaaggagcgatggaacgaagattgctaggcataacgttaagagacggaaagagagcgcTTTGGACCAGACAGCAAACGGGTgtagatattctaattgacatcaagagaaaaaaaaatgaagctgggcaggtcatgtaatgcgccggtttcggaccattagggttacagaatgggtaccaagagaagggaaacgcagtcgaggacggcagaagactaggtggagcgatgaaattaggaacttcgagggcgctagttggaatcgcttggcacaggacaggggtaattggagatcgcagggagaggccttcgtcctgcagtggacttgaaagtggatgatgatgatgatgatgatgatgatgatgatgatgatgatgaattttttGAGAAATAAGACCGCATACTTCCTGAGAGCACGAAAGAGGGAATATTATATCCGTCTTATTGAACAAGCTCAAGGTCCTTGTAAAAGAACTTGGGAGATCATAAAGGAAGCTGTTGGCAATCCACCTTCACAACTCGTGTTACCTGACATCGATTCATACACCGTGGACAGCTTTAATAAATATTTCGCTGAAATCGGTTTAACATTAGCAGTGCAGTTCTCTTCTGACAGAAACCAATGTCATTCACACTCTTTATCGAATACGTTTGCTGTTCACAACATCACTTTAGAGGAAATTCATATATACTGTTGCTAATGTGAACACCAGTAAAGCTAGCGGGCTAGAGGGGGTCACATGCGCGGTTAGTGAAAGATAATATTGACATCCTGGGCCCCGTTCtatgtaatttttttattttaattttaatttatggGCCCCGTTTTATTCGTTGCGAATATCAAAGTATCCCTCTTGTTGAAAAAAAGCTAAGGTAGCACCGATATAGTAAGACTGCGATCTCTCTGATCCCTCAAGTTACAGACCTATATATGTTTTGAGTATTATaaacaatatttttgaaaaaaTTCTTGCAAGATGTGTACGTATCTTCCTAGAACATATACCATGCCATTTACCCTGAGCAACATGGATTCAGGTCACATCACTCCACTTCAGCAGCTGTGCTAACTTTAGCACAAAAAATTAACATgccagttgtgagtagcgcttgtccttgtctgtcttccttgtgtccgtggttttattcgcgctaagctactacttcaaacaTTACACAATAATCTGCTTGCAGCTGCATTTTTTCTTAACATaaagaaagctttcgacacagtAGAGCACGGGATTTTCCTCATGAAATTAAAGCACTACAGTTCCCGCGGCAAAATTTTTTACTTATTTTCTCGTTACACAAGCGAACGCCAACAAATGCTCACAATGAGCAATCTTTCGTCTTACCTACTAAACATAAAAAGAGGGGTGCCATAGGCACCCGTTCTCGGACCTTTACTGTTTTCGTTGTACGTGAATGATCTGCCAAACATAATAAATTCTGTGGAGATGCTAATGTACGCCGACTATACGGCGATCATAGTTACGGCTAATAATTTGTGTCAACTGCAACATAGAACGAATGCATAACTAAAAAAACGTTTGTAAGTTGTTTTCAGTGAACAAATTAACAATTAATGTTAACTAAATACACACTTTTCCACTTTCATTGTAGACCTTTAAATACTGAACCTTTGCGCCTAACAATAAACAGCTGTCCGCTTGAGCAGACGTTAAATTTCAAACATTTGGGTGTAATATTCGACAGCCACCTAAACTgacaaagtcatcatcatcatcatcatcatcctggttacgcccactggcaaggcaatggcctctcccatacttctccaactaccccggtcatgtactaattatagccgtgttgtccctgcaaacttcctaatcttacccgccaacctaactttctgcggccccctgctacgcttcccttcccttggaatccagtccgtaacccttaatgaccatcggttatcttccctccaacTTAGTATGCTCTAAATTAGGGTCTGGGTGCAATATGCTGCTAATGGCTAGGAATTTTTTTTCATAGTAATATTGTATGAGTTCTATATCTCGCTTTTTTCATTGTCACCTCTCATATTGCGTCGATTCATGGGAATGGACGTTTAAAACATACTTTGATCTAATACCGAAGCTACAGAAGCGGGCCCTTAGAAAAATAACTAACATTAGATATGATCAACACACTGCGCGTTATTTCATGAAGCAGAAAATTTGCCTTTCGATATCTTACAGCATAAAACTGCTGTTACCGTCCATGGTGTCATGGAACACAACAACCCCTTTATTACACCAATATTTGCTTCTTCACCCCGCCTAACTAGACGCGTCACCTTACACAATTTCAATCTTACGCTGACTAACAATGATTATGGTGAACGACTACTGCAACTTAATAGAGTGAAAGTCGAGAACGAGATAACCAGCCACGTAAAAGAAACTAAAGTATTTTCAAGTGCACAGTGCCTAACCCAAAATATTCACACGTAGTGTTTGTCCTAGATGGCTTTTTATTACATGCATTCAAATATTTCTTTCTTCACTGTAAGTGTCATTAGTATGCATAGCGTATTTTTATTATCCTGTATTAGCATTCTATTATATTGGAGTTGCAGTGTATGTAGCACCATGTCAATTGTATGTCAATTGTATTATAATGCATTTTTCCCTGTTATGTAATACCTTATAATCATTCGCAGCTCATGCTTTGtatttcgcgttttttttttctttcttaccagAAATGgatttattatttattgtttGCTATGCAAAATTTATTGCTTGTACTTACACACTTTAGTTTAGACCCGCTACTAGCCTTTGGGTATGGGTATTAGCAGTTTTGTCTATGTTTTATGTATTGTAATCATGAaagtgtaataaaaaaaaaagaaagcggcgatgTTGGTCAGGCTGCGTTGATGCTGTACAACAGCAGCTCGTCGATGGAATCGTTTTTCTCGAGGAAGCGAACGCACTAGCCCCCTGAGCGCCGATAAGTACTCTTGGGGGAGAATTGCTGGCCATGTACGCGGCCATCCGACACTTTTGCCATTTCCTGGAAGACGCCGAATTTTTTGTCTTTACTGACCACAAGCCGCTTACCTGCACCCTGCGCTCACTAAGCTCCGACGGTAGCGCGCACACTGCGCGGGAATTGCACCAAACTTCCTATATATATCCGAGTTCGCAAAGACATCCGCCACGCGAAGGTGGGCGACAACGAGGTGGCAGACGCCCTTTTCCGAAACCCTATGGGTGTGTACCAATTCCAGCCAGCATCGTAGACGGTCTACGTAGACAGCCAAAGAGACAGTCGAGGCAGCTTCGCGGCAGTGTAATGGAACACGTTCCGAACCGCCTCGAAGACGTATGGAAGACGCTTATGCGACGTGACGCCTCCTCGCGGCGCCaagaaaaagttgaaaaaagctattatttctgtttttatgTCTTTGTGCCTGTGAACCTATGGAAAACACGATGTGGCTTACATTAAAGGCAAAGGAAAGcgtgtctacgttttcttgtgcgcagacgaCCTTCCTGTCGGCTTTCAAAGCGCCCTGCTCAACCGCActcttgtttggacaggaaggTAGCCTGCATCGTTATCGAATCCCATGCTGTCTTCGCGAtgtctactttgacgtcttcgtcAGAATTGGAACGAGACGACCGCTGTCAACTGCTTAGCCGTCTACTTTGCCGTCTAtggcgagtattggaacacagcccaTAAATGCCATTAGCAGGTTGATTTCTCTACTTTGCCAGCAGCTCAACATGAAGATGACGAAGCTGTTGACCACAACCACTGCCTTGAAGCAGCAGTGGCTACCAATTCCCGGATCCGCAGACAAAATCTGCTGTGACACAAGTATCGGTAGAGCTCGCCCGTTTGTCTTCCAACCTCCGTCGCCAGGTGTTTCAATCCCTGCACAGACCCTCTCATCCAGGGATTAGATCCACACAGAGACTGGTGACGGCAAAGCTTGTCTGGTTATGAATTAATCGTGACGTCTGTCACTAGGCACGTGAATGTGTAGCTTGCCAGCGTTCCAAGATACAGCGACACACCTTGACAGCACTGGGAGCACTCCCAACGCAGGACTCCCTATTTGATCACTTTCACCTGGACATTGTTGGCCCAATATACCACTCTGCCACCGACAGACTTATCTGCTGACATGCATGAGCAGATTCGCCCGTTGGGCGGAGGCCATGCTTATAGGGGACATCACCGCTGAAACGGCTGCCAGTGCTTTTCCGTACCATTGGTTTGCCTGCTTCGGAGTGCCTTCCACGAGCACAACGGACCGTGGCCGGAAGTTCGAATCAGCCATCTTCACTGGCATTTCTCAGCTCATCGGTGCCTCTCGTATATTAACAACGACGTGTCACTCCATGAGCAATGGCATGGCGGAGCGCTTTCACCGTCATCTTAAAGCGGTGCTCACAGCTACTGAAGAACACAACTGGGTGGAGGCGCTCCCGCTTGTCCTTGTAGGCATATACGGTCCGCTCTGAAAGCAGACAGTCGCTGCGGCACCGCTGACTTGGTCTATGGCAGGACACTCAGGCTGCCAGGGGAGTCCTTTGTGCAAGGGCTCAGTGGTTACGCACTTGGTCTACGCGATGTGACGAGCAAACTTCATGCTGCGCTTTCGCGCTACACGGGCCTGTACATGTCGACCCGCGGCTCACATCGTGGCCGCAGGTGTCTGTGCGACACGACGCCGTTCGGCGGCCTCTTCAACCACCATATATGATGGGCCGTTAAATGTCCTCCGCCGTGGGGACAAGcacgtcaccaccatcgatagaTGCGGCCGCCGGGAGGCTTCACAAGAAACACAGTAAGTTTCGGATTCACGCCGTCGAGTCGTCTCTCTCCTTCCGCGCCTAATCGCGTCCCAACATCTGCATGACCATTTTCGACTATATCTGCCCCACAAAGAGGCTACCATGTTAATTCTCTGAATCAATAATTGGATTGTTAATCAAATCGCTGATCGTGCGTTCGAGATTAGTCAGAAATcagaaggttgcgggttcgaatcACGTTctggtcaccaatttgtgggagaaGAAAAGTCAGACAGacgctggtgcctggtgtccacaaattatattttagccGATCCCGCTCAATCAGGTGAAAGCCTGAttccgccgattccactgctcgcgcaccgtcagcgtgctgGGCGTGTCGTCGTCTTTTGTGATCGGACCATTGTGACATGGTGTAGTGCGCTAGTCTGGTACCATTAAATTTGCCGTTTATATGTAATTATAAATAACTTTAATTCACACTCAACCACGTAATAAGTATGTCTCCTAATTATCAAAACTTTCTACTTTATCCTGACTTACTTTGTTTTGCCTTCTCTCGCACCTTCcctttaaagggacaataaaggcaaatattaagccaAGATAAGGTGATAAATtggtgctcgagaatctctaaggcgtcaatattgccGCGAGCATAAAAGTTGGCTGTGTAGTGGATTTGCCGCTTCTGCAGAAGCTGAggtcgacgacgacgaagacgcacTCTCAGTGAATGTGTCGGACGGGAAGAACTGTGTACTTCCATTAGGTtaaatttcatatatatatatatatatatatatatatatatatatatatatatatatatatatatatatatatatatatatatatattgtgtcaaaaatttgtaaaatttgtctgtggcagatatcacaattctagttcatgagctggtctactcgaagccacggacaatacttgcacaaaaaattgaggtGCGAAATCGATTAATTAATCGACAAGTTTTTTtatgtgttcgctgaaacaccctgttgcgcgggacgcgagcgcggctggaaatcagcagaaagaagcgaGTAATGCGCCCCTTGTGATGTTTGggttcgggcatgaaatagatggtagctggcccatgccgtcgtctaacttatccacgctgaggacgctgttgaagggagagacttgttctcatcgaaaacgaggaatacggatttatttacaatatctacattggaacgttacagttcatcagtctaacatgactgaaagaggaatgcacactgaagagccgacaacggctgcttataaacactctgtcctccctagatccctgggtgaggaaaaacggccgttcgaccaaacggagcgtccaaagtcatcgtagcctttgagggggagggtttacgcacttactcccgcacaggttgcactgaccacacgaggtgagagggttttcgcagacacggtgctgtcccgagcaggcgcctctttatcccagagtcgaCACCGCAggcagtggccgccgcgtctgtccattgactgaagACTTCTAAGCTGCGCGAGACGGCACCGCAATGCATCTTCCcggagctcccctgctccaaacaGACCGTGACGGTGTGGGCGTACACATTAATACTTGCTCCACCGACCGCccctagacatggtggcgccatTTCGTTGGGGACGCGGCGCATCGTCCTCCTAACAAAACGAGTCGCTGCCgcagccatggtggcgccgatgggctggggactgatatggtcgtcctttcaaagcgagtcgtcgtAGCAGGCATGTTGGCGTCTTtccgacggtcgcttccccgaagattgCCAGCCTTAGCCGGTCTAACAtaactagacagttttagttacacgtacgtagaggctccACGTatgcaaacgtgaaaagcctacgtacttTACGTGCACGCCAtttgaaacgcttttagctacacgtacgcgacgcacgacaagagggaccccgtagctacatctatcgggaaatgtgaacacggcggtagccaattcaatcagcgttgccagattggaaagtcggcacgacaccagaaactcgctaacGTTTCCCCacatttcaccagaaaataaaattgccttaAGATGCACAAAAATGGCCAAGAATCAACATTCGTCAAGCACCCATTTCATTATGTATATAAAATCACGATGTGAAGCCTTTaatcatcccttggagcatcgtaaATGTCTGAATGAAACCAGCGTAGTATATCGTCTGTGATGATGAGGAGCCTGTAATCATCgcttggagcatcgtagatgcctgatggaaacctgcgtagcatatcgtctgtgatagtgaacttcacgcaacacccctctctggaggccaacgttgtgcgaattaaagttttcagcgacattttgttcctgtacttcgtcttaacacacgttacctgactgaagacacgctccaccagtgcattcgacactgggcaacaaagacatgccagtgcatacaatgcaaggtcctggtagggcttttcccccatggcatttttaaacttcaaaattctagcccagaatgttgcagaatcctcaggaagtttcccgtcgaagacggcctgcgcaacaggtttttgtgacagcgaaacgagcggagcgtcagcacgtgtactggctggccacttgacgcattgccgatggcccggcgttgctcttcccgcgcttcccacggtaaattcattcctccactagaagagccggtgccgtctattgaaacgacttataaatatacgtgcgttgaaacttagcgctagcatcacacgctagcccaaaccttagctacagtaagctttatagttcactgtactctagcggtagcacagcaacacaggaatttcatgaggaataaacaaatacaaatataggccttagaatcgcggcggccgcaggcgctacctagtgttaaatgtttggatgagcagcgtgggtagacggtaatttcggtagagtggttttccccagatatccccagattttgtctgctgtagtagtttgttggcctggccaccaggaactctacattttcaccagatttccgaaatctggtggccaatttcaccagatggcaacgctgatttattcaatcctgtcgccgtgtttcgatgcaagccgtctgcgcgcgcgcggcccgctatcgcttgttcgtgatctcgcggaactcccacgcgaagctgtctacgtgcgcaagaaacgcacgcaaagaaatgaatctcacgtacgtccgtgagacctGCGCGCGGCcgctacgttctacgcatgcgcactgctgacacgtagaagctctacgtacgcaaagcctctacgtacgtgtaactaaaactgtctactatcTGAAGAGCAAGCAACAACtgactgtgtttttgtgttttGCCCAGCCTCTACGGCTCGGCTGAGCACACTCGCACAACTTCCCTTTCCTGCGCACACCGCGATAAGATTTTACCGAGTCAGAAAGCGGAAAAGATGTCTGGCTGCTGCATGGCGAGCGTAAGGCCGCCGCATCACTTCCCCTCCCAGTGAGTTAGCGAACGTTCATAGGACGATTTAAATTGTTAAGAAGTCCATACGACCGGGCACCCTAGACACTCGTCCACTGCGTGTCCTTGTGACTTGGTGTGTTTGGACGAGTAGAGCCTTGGAGAGTGGTGTCAGAGATGACGGTGCATGTGAAACGGTGTCTGCTTCTTCAATGTGCGCTGGCTTCAGCCGATCAAGTGATACCACTTCATGACGACCGCGCACGTGGATAGTGAACTGCTTCTCACCTCGACGCAGCACTCGGAGTGGTGGTTGGAGTGGCCGATGAATTGCGTCTTGGCTCACAAACACGTGAGTGTACGAAGCGAGTTCTGATGGTACGCACACCGCGCGTGGCGCTGCCCGTCGCGGTGGCGTAGTGCGAAGGTTTGCCATTATGTCTCGTAGCCTAAGGGCGTAGGCTGCGGTGGCTGTACAACCGTCTTGTGGGCTGCCCGTCAAGAATTCTCCTGGAAGGCGTAATGTCGTTCCGTAGACAAGTTCGGCCGCGCTACAGCCGATGTCTGTCTTGACAGCTGTCCGGATTCCCAAGAGGATGAGTGGTAGTGCCTCCACCCAGCTGAGCTTTTCTGTTGTGACGAGCGCAGACTTGAGCTGGCGGTTGAAACGCTCCACCATGCCGTTGCTAATCGGGTGGTAGGCGGTTGTTCTGATGCGAGAAGCACCAATGAAACGTGTAATGCTGGCGAAAAGTGATGATTCGAACTGCCTTTCCCGGTCCGTTGTTATTATAGATGGTGCACTGAAGCAACCCTGTGGTGCCAGAAGGCGCGGGCAACCTTGTCAGCAGTGATATCCACTATAGGTATGGCCTCCGCCCAGCGCGTGAATCTGTCAATGCACGTCAGTGAATAGGCATGCGCTTGGCAAGGCGGCAGAGGTC
Proteins encoded in this window:
- the LOC126525012 gene encoding uncharacterized protein, yielding MQERRSSFFFLTDRNSDFRFLVDTGAEVSVLPASPADRKRQNTSPLEPVDNTAIATTTAYHPISNGMVERFNRQLKSALVTTEKLSWVEALPLILLGIRTAVKTDIGCSAAELVYGTTLRLPGEFLTGSPQDGCTATAAYALRLRDIMANLRTTPPRRAAPRAVCVPSELASYTHVFVSQDAIHRPLQPPLRVLRRGEKQFTIHVRGRHEVVSLDRLKPAHIEEADTVSHAPSSLTPLSKALLVQTHQVTRTRSGRVSRVPGRMDFLTI